Proteins encoded within one genomic window of Hevea brasiliensis isolate MT/VB/25A 57/8 chromosome 8, ASM3005281v1, whole genome shotgun sequence:
- the LOC131182120 gene encoding uncharacterized protein LOC131182120, with amino-acid sequence MKRMLKMKKSLSWTQKAMRNAMMYMIVILIRIRMRGNGRRGGLLGHSQSRQLPVQDEPNDQLDQSTQGQPQVPSRSTGRSTPDPEGSTASTQHRATPPPPPPPPITPSSEPAIGSTSSHEGHSVGAAPISSMDGLSLTTFGRKKRIKLINGTLHPSEECAKKMKNIFKERMDPGGNRWKTITPETKEFYWDEF; translated from the exons ATGAAGAggatgttgaagatgaagaagagctTGAGTTGGACTCAGAAAGCGATGAGGAATGCGATGATGTATATGATAGTGATACTAATTAGAATTAG GATGCGAGGCAACGGTCGCAGGGGAGGTTTGTTGGGTCATTCACAGTCAAGGCAGTTACCTGTGCAGGATGAGCCCAATGATCAACTAGACCAATCTACACAGGGTCAGCCTCAGGTTCCTTCACGATCCACTGGGAGGTCGACACCAGATCCGGAGGGGTCTACTGCTTCAACACAGCATCGAGctacacctccacctccaccgccACCACCTATTACCCCATCTTCTGAGCCTGCAATTGGATCAACCTCTAGTCATGAAGGTCATTCAGTTGGGGCAGCACCAATATCATCAATGGATGGCCTATCACTCACTACATTTGGAAGAAAGAAACGAATAAAGCTCATTAATGGCAC GTTACATCCATCTGAGGAATGTGCTAAGAAGATGAAGAATATCTTCAAGGAGAGGATGGACCCAGGAGGCAATCGTTGGAAAACTATCACGCCTGAAACAAAAGAGTTTTACTGGGATGAATTTTag